A single window of Syngnathus acus chromosome 23, fSynAcu1.2, whole genome shotgun sequence DNA harbors:
- the nrcama gene encoding neuronal cell adhesion molecule a isoform X12, producing the protein MDFPVVHLIMGKSTMRSSGSGAVLLMIFLSHLTAALEVPLDLPQPPTITLQSPKDYIFDPREDIIIHCEAKGKPHPSFSWTRNGSHFDVEQDSKVLMKPGSGTLVIDISGEKAEAYEGTYQCTAHNDHGTAISNNIVIRQSRSPLWSKERLEPITVQTGVSLVLQCRPPAGLPPPVIFWMDNIFQRLPLDNRVTQALNGDLYFSNVLPEDNRNDYICYARFPYTQTIQQKQPISVTVLQTFPAGQRRPDFMTPLGATSTKMVLRGETLELECIAEGLPTPEMSWQKDGGELPTSRVSFLNYKKTVKILDVSESDGGDYTCTATNRLGTAHHIIKVAVKAAPFWISAPRNLILAPNETGILTCRVSGDPKPDISWFVNGVPIENAPEDPTRKVDGDTVILSRVQTSSSAVYQCNASNEFGYLIANAFVSVLAEPPRVLTPPNQVYKVITNSPALLHCATFGSPIPTITWFKDRQISIKSEDPYVIHENGTLEINVAQSQNSGKYTCIASNNLGIKENHVFLEVKEPTRILKQPEYKVVQRGMSAIFECKVKHDPSLVPTMTWLKNSGELPDDERFEVDTDSLIIKDVTEEDEGTYTCIMNTTLDRDSASAMLTVVEATPTPAIVYEKPDPPTDLELTDQTERSVQLTWIPGDEHNSATQNFLIQYEDLLHQPGIWVNMTEVAGTSTTAQLELSPHVYYSFRVLAKNQVGYSQPSQPSRQYRTNPAAPDENPSNVHGEGTEPGNLVISWTSLTGFQSNGPGLEYKVLWRQMDVDQEWSSNTVANASQYVVSGVPVYVPYEIKVQALNDYGNGPEAEVVVGYSGEDLPLSAPDGVLVTVDNSTMAKVHWEPVSPNSVRGKLKGYKVYYRRQRGLEEDVDQESQDQVLTFNENQTEGHLAGLQPYSLYNIFIRVLNSKGEGPQSQDKQFETLEGVPGPPSFLNVLNPSLDSLTLEWGPPLKKNGRLIGYTLKYQPVINSSEVGPATVLDFPLNETTVALDNLNSSVLYQFHLSAKTIKGAGANFTKEASTVTETTVASRHVDIATQGWFIGLMCAIALLILVLLIVCFIKRNKGGKYPVKEKEEAHQDPEIQPMKEDDGTFGEYSDTEDHKPLKGSRTPSNGTVRRDESDDSLVDYGEGGDGQFNEDGSFIGQYSGKKEKDTHEGNESSEAPSPVNAMNSFV; encoded by the exons ATGGACTTCCCTGTGGTCCACCTGATCATGGGCAAGAGTACGATGAGATCCTCAGGCTCTGGAGCGGTTCTTCTCATGATCTTCTTGAGTCACCTGACAGCGGCGCTGGAAGTGCCCCTTGATC TGCCTCAGCCCCCCACTATCACGCTGCAATCCCCAAAGGATTACATCTTCGACCCACGGGAGGACATCATCATCCACTGTGAAGCCAAGGGGAAGCCTCACCCCAG CTTTTCTTGGACGAGGAACGGGAGCCATTTTGATGTGGAGCAAGACTCCAAAGTTCTAATGAAACCCGGTTCGGGAACTCTGGTCATCGACATCAGTGGGGAAAAGGCCGAGGCCTACGAGGGAACGTACCAATGCACGGCCCACAATGACCACGGCACGGCTATCTCCAACAACATCGTCATCAGACAGTCCA GGTCCCCCTTGTGGTCGAAAGAAAGACTTGAGCCCATCACGGTGCAGACGGGGGTCTCGCTGGTGCTGCAATGCCGCCCCCCGGCAGGGCTGCCCCCTCCCGTCATATTTTGGATGGATAACA TTTTCCAGAGGCTGCCGCTGGACAATCGAGTGACCCAGGCCCTGAACGGAGACTTGTACTTTTCCAACGTCCTCCCAGAGGATAATAGGAACGACTACATCTGCTATGCCCGCTTCCCGTATACGCAAACCATCCAGCAGAAGCAGCCCATCTCCGTCACAGTGCTACAAA CCTTCCCAGCAGGACAGCGGCGTCCCGATTTCATGACTCCTTTAGGCGCCACCAGCACCAAGATGGTCCTGCGAGGGGAGACCCTCGAGCTGGAATGCATCGCCGAAGGCTT GCCCACTCCGGAGATGTCTTGGCAGAAAGACGGCGGGGAGCTGCCAACCAGCAGAGTTTCTTTCCTGAACTACAAGAAGACGGTTAAGATTTTGGATGTAAGCGAAAGCGACGGCGGCGACTACACCTGCACGGCGACCAACCGCCTGGGCACGGCACACCACATCATCAAGGTCGCCGTTAAAG CTGCTCCATTCTGGATCAGCGCTCCCAGGAACTTGATCCTGGCCCCAAATGAGACCGGCATCCTGACTTGTCGAGTCAGCGGAGACCCCAAGCCGGATATTAGTTGGTTTGTCAATGGAGTCCCGATAGAAA ATGCTCCTGAGGACCCCACTCGCAAGGTGGATGGCGACACGGTCATCCTCAGCCGTGTGCAAACCAGCTCCAGCGCCGTTTACCAGTGTAACGCCTCAAACGAATTTGGCTACCTTATCGCCAACGCATTTGTCAGCGTGCTCG CGGAGCCCCCGAGGGTGCTCACTCCTCCCAACCAAGTGTACAAGGTCATCACCAACAGTCCCGCTTTACTCCACTGCGCCACTTTCGGCTCACCCATACCAACCATCACATG GTTCAAAGATCGACAAATCAGCATCAAGAGCGAAGACCCCTACGTGATCCACGAGAACGGCACGCTGGAGATCAACGTGGCCCAATCGCAGAACAGCGGCAAGTACACGTGCATTGCTAGCAACAACCTGGGCATCAAGGAAAACCACGTTTTCCTGGAGGTCAAAGAGCCCACGCGTATCCTGAAGCAGCCCGAGTACAAGGTGGTGCAACGAGGCATGAGCGCCATCTTCGAGTGTAAAGTCAAGCACGACCCGTCCCTCGTCCCCACCATGACATGGTTGAAAAACAGCGGCGAGCTGCCAGACGACGAGAG GTTTGAGGTGGACACCGACAGTTTGATCATCAAAGACGTGACGGAGGAAGACGAGGGCACTTACACGTGCATCATGAACACCACCCTGGACCGGGACTCGGCCAGCGCCATGCTTACAGTCGTCG AGGCTACTCCCACTCCAGCTATTGTCTACG AGAAACCTGACCCGCCAACTGATCTGGAACTCACTGACCAAACAGAACGGAGTGTTCAGCTCACCTGGATCCCTGGAGATGAACACAACAGTGCCACTCAga ATTTTTTGATCCAGTACGAGGATTTGCTGCACCAGCCCGGCATCTGGGTCAACATGACAGAAGTGGCTGGTACGAGCACCACGGCGCAACTGGAGCTCTCGCCGCACGTTTACTACTCCTTCCGGGTTCTGGCCAAGAACCAGGTGGGCTACAGCCAACCCAGCCAGCCATCACGCCAGTACAGAACCAACCCGGCGG CACCTGATGAGAATCCTTCAAATGTTCATGGAGAAGGAACAGAACCTGGCAACCTGGTCATCTCCTGGACA TCGCTAACAGGATTCCAGTCCAACGGGCCCGGTCTGGAGTACAAAGTGCTTTGGCGCCAGATGGACGTGGATCAAGAATGGTCCTCCAATACGGTGGCCAACGCCTCACAATACGTCGTGTCCGGAGTTCCCGTCTACGTTCCCTACGAGATCAAAGTCCAAGCGCTCAACGACTACGGCAACGGGCCGGAAGCCGAGGTCGTCGTCGGATACTCCGGGGAAGACT TGCCTTTGTCCGCCCCTGATGGTGTCCTGGTCACGGTTGACAACAGCACAATGGCTAAAGTGCATTGGGAGCCGGTGTCGCCTAACTCGGTTCGTGGGAAACTTAAAGGCTACAAG GTATACTACCGTCGCCAACGAGGCCTGGAGGAAGATGTGGATCAAGAGTCCCAAGACCAAGTTCTGACCTTCAACGAGAACCAGACCGAGGGACACCTGGCGGGCTTGCAGCCCTACAGCCTCTACAACATCTTCATCAGGGTCTTGAATAGCAAAGGAGAAGGTCCTCAGAGTCAGGACAAGCAATTTGAGACCCTCGAGGGAG TTCCAGGACCACCGTCTTTTTTAAACGTCTTGAATCCCAGTTTGGACTCGCTCACTCTGGAATGGGGTCCACCACTGAAGAAAAATGGACGCCTTATTGGGTACACGCTGAAATACCAGCCAG TTATTAACAGCTCGGAAGTGGGGCCGGCCACCGTCCTGGATTTCCCGCTCAACGAGACCACGGTAGCGTTGGACAACCTCAACTCCAGCGTCCTCTACCAGTTCCACCTGAGTGCAAAGACCATCAAAGGCGCTGGCGCCAATTTCACCAAAGAGGCCTCCACCGTCACGGAAACAA ccGTGGCCAGTCGGCACGTGGACATCGCCACCCAGGGCTGGTTCATCGGGCTGATGTGCGCCATCGCCCTGCTCATCCTGGTGCTCCTCATCGTCTGCTTCATCAAGAGGAACAAGGGCGGAAAATATCCAG tgaaagagaaagaagaagcCCACCAAGACCCGGAGATCCAACCCATGAAGGAGGACGATGGGACATTTGGAGAATACAG tgacacggaggaccaCAAGCCGCTGAAGGGCAGCCGGACGCCGTCCAACGGCACGGTGCGGCGTGACGAGAGCGACGACAGCCTGGTGGACTACGGAGAAGGCGGGGACGGCCAGTTCAACGAAGACGGCTCCTTCATCGGCCAGTACAGCGGCAAGAAGGAGAAAGACACGCACGAGGGCAACGAAAGCTCCGAGGCGCCGTCGCCCGTCAACGCCATGAACTCTTTTGTCTAA
- the nrcama gene encoding neuronal cell adhesion molecule a isoform X9, whose protein sequence is MDFPVVHLIMGKSTMRSSGSGAVLLMIFLSHLTAALEVPLDPKVLEGLPQPPTITLQSPKDYIFDPREDIIIHCEAKGKPHPSFSWTRNGSHFDVEQDSKVLMKPGSGTLVIDISGEKAEAYEGTYQCTAHNDHGTAISNNIVIRQSRSPLWSKERLEPITVQTGVSLVLQCRPPAGLPPPVIFWMDNIFQRLPLDNRVTQALNGDLYFSNVLPEDNRNDYICYARFPYTQTIQQKQPISVTVLQTFPAGQRRPDFMTPLGATSTKMVLRGETLELECIAEGLPTPEMSWQKDGGELPTSRVSFLNYKKTVKILDVSESDGGDYTCTATNRLGTAHHIIKVAVKAAPFWISAPRNLILAPNETGILTCRVSGDPKPDISWFVNGVPIENAPEDPTRKVDGDTVILSRVQTSSSAVYQCNASNEFGYLIANAFVSVLAEPPRVLTPPNQVYKVITNSPALLHCATFGSPIPTITWFKDRQISIKSEDPYVIHENGTLEINVAQSQNSGKYTCIASNNLGIKENHVFLEVKEPTRILKQPEYKVVQRGMSAIFECKVKHDPSLVPTMTWLKNSGELPDDERFEVDTDSLIIKDVTEEDEGTYTCIMNTTLDRDSASAMLTVVEATPTPAIVYEKPDPPTDLELTDQTERSVQLTWIPGDEHNSATQNFLIQYEDLLHQPGIWVNMTEVAGTSTTAQLELSPHVYYSFRVLAKNQVGYSQPSQPSRQYRTNPAAPDENPSNVHGEGTEPGNLVISWTSLTGFQSNGPGLEYKVLWRQMDVDQEWSSNTVANASQYVVSGVPVYVPYEIKVQALNDYGNGPEAEVVVGYSGEDLPLSAPDGVLVTVDNSTMAKVHWEPVSPNSVRGKLKGYKVYYRRQRGLEEDVDQESQDQVLTFNENQTEGHLAGLQPYSLYNIFIRVLNSKGEGPQSQDKQFETLEGVPGPPSFLNVLNPSLDSLTLEWGPPLKKNGRLIGYTLKYQPVINSSEVGPATVLDFPLNETTVALDNLNSSVLYQFHLSAKTIKGAGANFTKEASTVTETTVASRHVDIATQGWFIGLMCAIALLILVLLIVCFIKRNKGGKYPVKEKEEAHQDPEIQPMKEDDGTFGEYSDTEDHKPLKGSRTPSNGTVRRDESDDSLVDYGEGGDGQFNEDGSFIGQYSGKKEKDTHEGNESSEAPSPVNAMNSFV, encoded by the exons ATGGACTTCCCTGTGGTCCACCTGATCATGGGCAAGAGTACGATGAGATCCTCAGGCTCTGGAGCGGTTCTTCTCATGATCTTCTTGAGTCACCTGACAGCGGCGCTGGAAGTGCCCCTTGATC ctaaggTCCTGGAAGGAT TGCCTCAGCCCCCCACTATCACGCTGCAATCCCCAAAGGATTACATCTTCGACCCACGGGAGGACATCATCATCCACTGTGAAGCCAAGGGGAAGCCTCACCCCAG CTTTTCTTGGACGAGGAACGGGAGCCATTTTGATGTGGAGCAAGACTCCAAAGTTCTAATGAAACCCGGTTCGGGAACTCTGGTCATCGACATCAGTGGGGAAAAGGCCGAGGCCTACGAGGGAACGTACCAATGCACGGCCCACAATGACCACGGCACGGCTATCTCCAACAACATCGTCATCAGACAGTCCA GGTCCCCCTTGTGGTCGAAAGAAAGACTTGAGCCCATCACGGTGCAGACGGGGGTCTCGCTGGTGCTGCAATGCCGCCCCCCGGCAGGGCTGCCCCCTCCCGTCATATTTTGGATGGATAACA TTTTCCAGAGGCTGCCGCTGGACAATCGAGTGACCCAGGCCCTGAACGGAGACTTGTACTTTTCCAACGTCCTCCCAGAGGATAATAGGAACGACTACATCTGCTATGCCCGCTTCCCGTATACGCAAACCATCCAGCAGAAGCAGCCCATCTCCGTCACAGTGCTACAAA CCTTCCCAGCAGGACAGCGGCGTCCCGATTTCATGACTCCTTTAGGCGCCACCAGCACCAAGATGGTCCTGCGAGGGGAGACCCTCGAGCTGGAATGCATCGCCGAAGGCTT GCCCACTCCGGAGATGTCTTGGCAGAAAGACGGCGGGGAGCTGCCAACCAGCAGAGTTTCTTTCCTGAACTACAAGAAGACGGTTAAGATTTTGGATGTAAGCGAAAGCGACGGCGGCGACTACACCTGCACGGCGACCAACCGCCTGGGCACGGCACACCACATCATCAAGGTCGCCGTTAAAG CTGCTCCATTCTGGATCAGCGCTCCCAGGAACTTGATCCTGGCCCCAAATGAGACCGGCATCCTGACTTGTCGAGTCAGCGGAGACCCCAAGCCGGATATTAGTTGGTTTGTCAATGGAGTCCCGATAGAAA ATGCTCCTGAGGACCCCACTCGCAAGGTGGATGGCGACACGGTCATCCTCAGCCGTGTGCAAACCAGCTCCAGCGCCGTTTACCAGTGTAACGCCTCAAACGAATTTGGCTACCTTATCGCCAACGCATTTGTCAGCGTGCTCG CGGAGCCCCCGAGGGTGCTCACTCCTCCCAACCAAGTGTACAAGGTCATCACCAACAGTCCCGCTTTACTCCACTGCGCCACTTTCGGCTCACCCATACCAACCATCACATG GTTCAAAGATCGACAAATCAGCATCAAGAGCGAAGACCCCTACGTGATCCACGAGAACGGCACGCTGGAGATCAACGTGGCCCAATCGCAGAACAGCGGCAAGTACACGTGCATTGCTAGCAACAACCTGGGCATCAAGGAAAACCACGTTTTCCTGGAGGTCAAAGAGCCCACGCGTATCCTGAAGCAGCCCGAGTACAAGGTGGTGCAACGAGGCATGAGCGCCATCTTCGAGTGTAAAGTCAAGCACGACCCGTCCCTCGTCCCCACCATGACATGGTTGAAAAACAGCGGCGAGCTGCCAGACGACGAGAG GTTTGAGGTGGACACCGACAGTTTGATCATCAAAGACGTGACGGAGGAAGACGAGGGCACTTACACGTGCATCATGAACACCACCCTGGACCGGGACTCGGCCAGCGCCATGCTTACAGTCGTCG AGGCTACTCCCACTCCAGCTATTGTCTACG AGAAACCTGACCCGCCAACTGATCTGGAACTCACTGACCAAACAGAACGGAGTGTTCAGCTCACCTGGATCCCTGGAGATGAACACAACAGTGCCACTCAga ATTTTTTGATCCAGTACGAGGATTTGCTGCACCAGCCCGGCATCTGGGTCAACATGACAGAAGTGGCTGGTACGAGCACCACGGCGCAACTGGAGCTCTCGCCGCACGTTTACTACTCCTTCCGGGTTCTGGCCAAGAACCAGGTGGGCTACAGCCAACCCAGCCAGCCATCACGCCAGTACAGAACCAACCCGGCGG CACCTGATGAGAATCCTTCAAATGTTCATGGAGAAGGAACAGAACCTGGCAACCTGGTCATCTCCTGGACA TCGCTAACAGGATTCCAGTCCAACGGGCCCGGTCTGGAGTACAAAGTGCTTTGGCGCCAGATGGACGTGGATCAAGAATGGTCCTCCAATACGGTGGCCAACGCCTCACAATACGTCGTGTCCGGAGTTCCCGTCTACGTTCCCTACGAGATCAAAGTCCAAGCGCTCAACGACTACGGCAACGGGCCGGAAGCCGAGGTCGTCGTCGGATACTCCGGGGAAGACT TGCCTTTGTCCGCCCCTGATGGTGTCCTGGTCACGGTTGACAACAGCACAATGGCTAAAGTGCATTGGGAGCCGGTGTCGCCTAACTCGGTTCGTGGGAAACTTAAAGGCTACAAG GTATACTACCGTCGCCAACGAGGCCTGGAGGAAGATGTGGATCAAGAGTCCCAAGACCAAGTTCTGACCTTCAACGAGAACCAGACCGAGGGACACCTGGCGGGCTTGCAGCCCTACAGCCTCTACAACATCTTCATCAGGGTCTTGAATAGCAAAGGAGAAGGTCCTCAGAGTCAGGACAAGCAATTTGAGACCCTCGAGGGAG TTCCAGGACCACCGTCTTTTTTAAACGTCTTGAATCCCAGTTTGGACTCGCTCACTCTGGAATGGGGTCCACCACTGAAGAAAAATGGACGCCTTATTGGGTACACGCTGAAATACCAGCCAG TTATTAACAGCTCGGAAGTGGGGCCGGCCACCGTCCTGGATTTCCCGCTCAACGAGACCACGGTAGCGTTGGACAACCTCAACTCCAGCGTCCTCTACCAGTTCCACCTGAGTGCAAAGACCATCAAAGGCGCTGGCGCCAATTTCACCAAAGAGGCCTCCACCGTCACGGAAACAA ccGTGGCCAGTCGGCACGTGGACATCGCCACCCAGGGCTGGTTCATCGGGCTGATGTGCGCCATCGCCCTGCTCATCCTGGTGCTCCTCATCGTCTGCTTCATCAAGAGGAACAAGGGCGGAAAATATCCAG tgaaagagaaagaagaagcCCACCAAGACCCGGAGATCCAACCCATGAAGGAGGACGATGGGACATTTGGAGAATACAG tgacacggaggaccaCAAGCCGCTGAAGGGCAGCCGGACGCCGTCCAACGGCACGGTGCGGCGTGACGAGAGCGACGACAGCCTGGTGGACTACGGAGAAGGCGGGGACGGCCAGTTCAACGAAGACGGCTCCTTCATCGGCCAGTACAGCGGCAAGAAGGAGAAAGACACGCACGAGGGCAACGAAAGCTCCGAGGCGCCGTCGCCCGTCAACGCCATGAACTCTTTTGTCTAA
- the nrcama gene encoding neuronal cell adhesion molecule a isoform X4 has product MDFPVVHLIMGKSTMRSSGSGAVLLMIFLSHLTAALEVPLDPKVLEGLPQPPTITLQSPKDYIFDPREDIIIHCEAKGKPHPSFSWTRNGSHFDVEQDSKVLMKPGSGTLVIDISGEKAEAYEGTYQCTAHNDHGTAISNNIVIRQSRSPLWSKERLEPITVQTGVSLVLQCRPPAGLPPPVIFWMDNIFQRLPLDNRVTQALNGDLYFSNVLPEDNRNDYICYARFPYTQTIQQKQPISVTVLQTFPAGQRRPDFMTPLGATSTKMVLRGETLELECIAEGLPTPEMSWQKDGGELPTSRVSFLNYKKTVKILDVSESDGGDYTCTATNRLGTAHHIIKVAVKAAPFWISAPRNLILAPNETGILTCRVSGDPKPDISWFVNGVPIENAPEDPTRKVDGDTVILSRVQTSSSAVYQCNASNEFGYLIANAFVSVLVAEPPRVLTPPNQVYKVITNSPALLHCATFGSPIPTITWFKDRQISIKSEDPYVIHENGTLEINVAQSQNSGKYTCIASNNLGIKENHVFLEVKEPTRILKQPEYKVVQRGMSAIFECKVKHDPSLVPTMTWLKNSGELPDDERFEVDTDSLIIKDVTEEDEGTYTCIMNTTLDRDSASAMLTVVEKPDPPTDLELTDQTERSVQLTWIPGDEHNSATQNFLIQYEDLLHQPGIWVNMTEVAGTSTTAQLELSPHVYYSFRVLAKNQVGYSQPSQPSRQYRTNPAAPDENPSNVHGEGTEPGNLVISWTSLTGFQSNGPGLEYKVLWRQMDVDQEWSSNTVANASQYVVSGVPVYVPYEIKVQALNDYGNGPEAEVVVGYSGEDLPLSAPDGVLVTVDNSTMAKVHWEPVSPNSVRGKLKGYKVYYRRQRGLEEDVDQESQDQVLTFNENQTEGHLAGLQPYSLYNIFIRVLNSKGEGPQSQDKQFETLEGVPGPPSFLNVLNPSLDSLTLEWGPPLKKNGRLIGYTLKYQPVINSSEVGPATVLDFPLNETTVALDNLNSSVLYQFHLSAKTIKGAGANFTKEASTVTETTHIQPTVQTGKGPTEPPPHPTSPVTQSTHPPLRKAPSVGPVFGIVNTSVWEECAMITWEYFGHHKNIYVEYTVENSKEDWKRESVNGSHSHILKGLKPGTSYRVRVVARDPAGAAAHTTTEEVVTVPAVASRHVDIATQGWFIGLMCAIALLILVLLIVCFIKRNKGGKYPVKEKEEAHQDPEIQPMKEDDGTFGEYSDTEDHKPLKGSRTPSNGTVRRDESDDSLVDYGEGGDGQFNEDGSFIGQYSGKKEKDTHEGNESSEAPSPVNAMNSFV; this is encoded by the exons ATGGACTTCCCTGTGGTCCACCTGATCATGGGCAAGAGTACGATGAGATCCTCAGGCTCTGGAGCGGTTCTTCTCATGATCTTCTTGAGTCACCTGACAGCGGCGCTGGAAGTGCCCCTTGATC ctaaggTCCTGGAAGGAT TGCCTCAGCCCCCCACTATCACGCTGCAATCCCCAAAGGATTACATCTTCGACCCACGGGAGGACATCATCATCCACTGTGAAGCCAAGGGGAAGCCTCACCCCAG CTTTTCTTGGACGAGGAACGGGAGCCATTTTGATGTGGAGCAAGACTCCAAAGTTCTAATGAAACCCGGTTCGGGAACTCTGGTCATCGACATCAGTGGGGAAAAGGCCGAGGCCTACGAGGGAACGTACCAATGCACGGCCCACAATGACCACGGCACGGCTATCTCCAACAACATCGTCATCAGACAGTCCA GGTCCCCCTTGTGGTCGAAAGAAAGACTTGAGCCCATCACGGTGCAGACGGGGGTCTCGCTGGTGCTGCAATGCCGCCCCCCGGCAGGGCTGCCCCCTCCCGTCATATTTTGGATGGATAACA TTTTCCAGAGGCTGCCGCTGGACAATCGAGTGACCCAGGCCCTGAACGGAGACTTGTACTTTTCCAACGTCCTCCCAGAGGATAATAGGAACGACTACATCTGCTATGCCCGCTTCCCGTATACGCAAACCATCCAGCAGAAGCAGCCCATCTCCGTCACAGTGCTACAAA CCTTCCCAGCAGGACAGCGGCGTCCCGATTTCATGACTCCTTTAGGCGCCACCAGCACCAAGATGGTCCTGCGAGGGGAGACCCTCGAGCTGGAATGCATCGCCGAAGGCTT GCCCACTCCGGAGATGTCTTGGCAGAAAGACGGCGGGGAGCTGCCAACCAGCAGAGTTTCTTTCCTGAACTACAAGAAGACGGTTAAGATTTTGGATGTAAGCGAAAGCGACGGCGGCGACTACACCTGCACGGCGACCAACCGCCTGGGCACGGCACACCACATCATCAAGGTCGCCGTTAAAG CTGCTCCATTCTGGATCAGCGCTCCCAGGAACTTGATCCTGGCCCCAAATGAGACCGGCATCCTGACTTGTCGAGTCAGCGGAGACCCCAAGCCGGATATTAGTTGGTTTGTCAATGGAGTCCCGATAGAAA ATGCTCCTGAGGACCCCACTCGCAAGGTGGATGGCGACACGGTCATCCTCAGCCGTGTGCAAACCAGCTCCAGCGCCGTTTACCAGTGTAACGCCTCAAACGAATTTGGCTACCTTATCGCCAACGCATTTGTCAGCGTGCTCG TAGCGGAGCCCCCGAGGGTGCTCACTCCTCCCAACCAAGTGTACAAGGTCATCACCAACAGTCCCGCTTTACTCCACTGCGCCACTTTCGGCTCACCCATACCAACCATCACATG GTTCAAAGATCGACAAATCAGCATCAAGAGCGAAGACCCCTACGTGATCCACGAGAACGGCACGCTGGAGATCAACGTGGCCCAATCGCAGAACAGCGGCAAGTACACGTGCATTGCTAGCAACAACCTGGGCATCAAGGAAAACCACGTTTTCCTGGAGGTCAAAGAGCCCACGCGTATCCTGAAGCAGCCCGAGTACAAGGTGGTGCAACGAGGCATGAGCGCCATCTTCGAGTGTAAAGTCAAGCACGACCCGTCCCTCGTCCCCACCATGACATGGTTGAAAAACAGCGGCGAGCTGCCAGACGACGAGAG GTTTGAGGTGGACACCGACAGTTTGATCATCAAAGACGTGACGGAGGAAGACGAGGGCACTTACACGTGCATCATGAACACCACCCTGGACCGGGACTCGGCCAGCGCCATGCTTACAGTCGTCG AGAAACCTGACCCGCCAACTGATCTGGAACTCACTGACCAAACAGAACGGAGTGTTCAGCTCACCTGGATCCCTGGAGATGAACACAACAGTGCCACTCAga ATTTTTTGATCCAGTACGAGGATTTGCTGCACCAGCCCGGCATCTGGGTCAACATGACAGAAGTGGCTGGTACGAGCACCACGGCGCAACTGGAGCTCTCGCCGCACGTTTACTACTCCTTCCGGGTTCTGGCCAAGAACCAGGTGGGCTACAGCCAACCCAGCCAGCCATCACGCCAGTACAGAACCAACCCGGCGG CACCTGATGAGAATCCTTCAAATGTTCATGGAGAAGGAACAGAACCTGGCAACCTGGTCATCTCCTGGACA TCGCTAACAGGATTCCAGTCCAACGGGCCCGGTCTGGAGTACAAAGTGCTTTGGCGCCAGATGGACGTGGATCAAGAATGGTCCTCCAATACGGTGGCCAACGCCTCACAATACGTCGTGTCCGGAGTTCCCGTCTACGTTCCCTACGAGATCAAAGTCCAAGCGCTCAACGACTACGGCAACGGGCCGGAAGCCGAGGTCGTCGTCGGATACTCCGGGGAAGACT TGCCTTTGTCCGCCCCTGATGGTGTCCTGGTCACGGTTGACAACAGCACAATGGCTAAAGTGCATTGGGAGCCGGTGTCGCCTAACTCGGTTCGTGGGAAACTTAAAGGCTACAAG GTATACTACCGTCGCCAACGAGGCCTGGAGGAAGATGTGGATCAAGAGTCCCAAGACCAAGTTCTGACCTTCAACGAGAACCAGACCGAGGGACACCTGGCGGGCTTGCAGCCCTACAGCCTCTACAACATCTTCATCAGGGTCTTGAATAGCAAAGGAGAAGGTCCTCAGAGTCAGGACAAGCAATTTGAGACCCTCGAGGGAG TTCCAGGACCACCGTCTTTTTTAAACGTCTTGAATCCCAGTTTGGACTCGCTCACTCTGGAATGGGGTCCACCACTGAAGAAAAATGGACGCCTTATTGGGTACACGCTGAAATACCAGCCAG TTATTAACAGCTCGGAAGTGGGGCCGGCCACCGTCCTGGATTTCCCGCTCAACGAGACCACGGTAGCGTTGGACAACCTCAACTCCAGCGTCCTCTACCAGTTCCACCTGAGTGCAAAGACCATCAAAGGCGCTGGCGCCAATTTCACCAAAGAGGCCTCCACCGTCACGGAAACAA CTCATATTCAGCCCACTGTCCAGACGGGCAAAG GCCCCACTGAGCCCCCTCCTCACCCAACCTCCCCCGTCACTCAATCTACGCACCCCCCGCTTCGCAAGG CGCCCTCTGTGGGTCCCGTTTTTGGCATAGTAAACACATCAGTATGGGAGGAGTGCGCGATGATCACTTGGGAATACTTTGGACACCATAAGAACATTTATGTGGAATACACGGTAGAAAACA GTAAAGAGGACTGGAAAAGGGAGTCGGTAAACGGCTCTCACTCGCATATTTTAAAAGGCTTAAAGCCGGGGACGTCCTATAGGGTGCGCGTGGTCGCTCGAGACCCGGCCGGGGCGGCGGCCCACACCACCACTGAAGAGGTGGTTACAGTGCCAG ccGTGGCCAGTCGGCACGTGGACATCGCCACCCAGGGCTGGTTCATCGGGCTGATGTGCGCCATCGCCCTGCTCATCCTGGTGCTCCTCATCGTCTGCTTCATCAAGAGGAACAAGGGCGGAAAATATCCAG tgaaagagaaagaagaagcCCACCAAGACCCGGAGATCCAACCCATGAAGGAGGACGATGGGACATTTGGAGAATACAG tgacacggaggaccaCAAGCCGCTGAAGGGCAGCCGGACGCCGTCCAACGGCACGGTGCGGCGTGACGAGAGCGACGACAGCCTGGTGGACTACGGAGAAGGCGGGGACGGCCAGTTCAACGAAGACGGCTCCTTCATCGGCCAGTACAGCGGCAAGAAGGAGAAAGACACGCACGAGGGCAACGAAAGCTCCGAGGCGCCGTCGCCCGTCAACGCCATGAACTCTTTTGTCTAA